In one Solanum dulcamara chromosome 1, daSolDulc1.2, whole genome shotgun sequence genomic region, the following are encoded:
- the LOC129885981 gene encoding dof zinc finger protein DOF5.7-like, with protein sequence MMSQDNKDESQSSGGGGPTAAKPKEQALNCPRCDSTNTKFCYYNNYSLSQPRHFCKTCRRYWTKGGALRNVPIGGGCRKNKKIKTSSSSSRFSGDSKDTISGSSDIGGLKFFHGLSPAMDFQLGGLNFPRLSNTSTSSAGGSIFNQFSSFGENSAANIGSTSCFSLDPSGSCSGSLLGFNNNFPFSSSMLKQGTNGIQEMGSMGVHHGTMASSIESLSSINQDLHLKLQQQRLAMLFGGENQKENIVSSSIPLHDQNQIQIQKPQPILFQNLEISSLKQQEDHQEAFGNNNINSRKDCSTTTGSTHHGNNLATEWFFDNSFGLNPNSTNSNNGNGNGNANDDQNANNWNSTIQAWSNLNQYSTLP encoded by the exons ATGATGAGTCAAGATAACAAAGACGAAAGCCAGAGCTCTGGCGGTGGCGGCCCCACGGCGGCGAAGCCAAAAGAACAAGCTTTGAATTGTCCAAGATGTGATTCTACCAACACCAAGTTTTGCTATTACAACAATTATAGTCTTTCGCAACCAAGACATTTCTGCAAGACCTGCAGAAG GTACTGGACTAAAGGGGGAGCGTTACGCAACGTACCGATAGGTGGTGGTTGCAGGAAAAACAAGAAGATTAAGActagttcatcttcttcaagatTTTCTGGGGATTCAAAAGATACAATTAGTGGTTCTTCAGATATTGGTGGGCTTAAATTTTTTCATGGTCTTTCACCAGCTATGGATTTTCAACTTGGAGGACTAAATTTTCCAAGATTGAGCAATACTTCAACATCATCAGCTGGTGGAAGTATTTTCAATCAATTTTCTTCATTTGGTGAAAATTCAGCTGCAAATATTGGATCAACTTCTTGTTTTAGTCTTGATCCTTCAGGAAGTTGTTCTGGTTCTTTATTGGGATTCAATAATAATTTCCCTTTCTCAAGTTCTATGCTAAAACAAG GTACTAATGGAATTCAAGAAATGGGATCAATGGGAGTTCATCATGGCACAATGGCATCTTCTATAGAGTCTTTAAGTTCAATAAACCAAGATTTGCATTTGaaattacaacaacaaagaTTGGCCATGCTTTTTGGTGGAGAAAATCAAAAAGAGAACATTGTTTCATCATCAATCCCTCTTCATGATCaaaaccaaatccaaatccaaaagCCACAGCCAATTTTGTTCCAAAATTTGGAGATTTCATCGTTGAAACAACAAGAAGATCATCAAGAAGCATTTGGAAATAACAATATTAATTCAAGAAAAGATTGTAGTACTACTACTGGAAGTACTCATCATGGGAATAATTTGGCAACTGAATGGTTCTTTGATAACTCATTTGGTTTAAATCCAAATTCAACAAATAGCAACAATGGAAATGGAAATGGAAATGCAAATGATGATCAAAATGCCAACAATTGGAATAGTACTATTCAAGCTTGGAGCAATTTGAATCAGTATAGTACACTACCTTAA